The region TCCGCCGGTGCAGACGCCGGCGACGGTCGTCCCGGCGTCGTGAGCCGAGGCGAGCGCGTCGGGAAGCCGACCGCGTTCGGCCTCGGCGCGGGCTCCCGCGTCGGCCCCGTCGGCCCAGCCGCCCCCGGGAACCACGAGCAGGTCCGGCGCGGAATCAGCCAGCCGCCCTTCGGCCCCGATACTGAGGCCGTGGCTGGCTGTGACCGTCGGCTGGTCTCGAAGGGTACGAAGTGACACGTCCCACGGCGCCCCGGCCAGCGCAGCGGTCTCGAACACCTCGTACGGCCCGATGGCGTCGAGTTCGTCGAACCCGTCGAAGCAGGCGATAGCGACGGTGTCCATACCGTTGCCACTCGCAGAGTCCACAAATAGATATGGAATGGCACAACACGCTCGCGACAGCTTTTTTCGCCGCTCCGCCGATGCTCTCGACGTGTCCCACCCCCTCCACATCCTCGACGTGTTCGCCCGCGAACCGTACACCGGAAACCAGCTCGCGGTCGTCACGGACGCCGGCGACCTCACCGACGAGCGGATGCAGGCCGTCGCCGCCGAGATGGACTACTCCGAGACCACGTTCGTCACCGGCCCGCCCGACGAGGGCGCGTGGCCGGTCCGCATCTTCACGCCGACCGCCGAGATACCCTTCGCCGGCCATCCGACCCTCGGGACCGCGGCGGTGGTTCGTGACCATCTCGCCGACGGTCAGCCGGAGACGGTCACGCTGGACCTCGACGTGGGCGAGATACCGGTCTCGGTCGACGCCACCGACGGTCGCGAGCGGTTCTGGATGCGCCAGCGGCCCCCGGCGTTCGGCGACCGACTCGACCACGACGCCCTCGCGGAGGTGCTGGGGCTGCCGGCGGACGCGCTCGACAGCGCCTGGCCCGTCCAGGTGGTCTCGACCGGGCTCCCCACTATCGTCGTCCCGCTCGGCGACCGCGACGCGCTGGCGGCCATCGACCTCGACCGCGCGGCCTACGACCGCGTGACCGGCGGCCGCGACGCCAAGAACGTGCTCGCGTTCTGTCCGGACCCGCGCGAGGCCGACAACGACCTCGCTGCGCGGGTGTTCGCCCCGTTCTACGACGTTCCGGAGGACCCGGCGACCGGCTCCTCGAACGGCTGTCTGGCGGCGTATCTCGCCCGGTACGAGTACTTCGGCGGCCCGAGCGTGGCCGCTCGCGTCGAACAGGGCCACGAGATGGGGCGTCCGTCGCTGCTCCATCTCGACGCCGACGCTACCGGCGACCCCGTCGACGTCGAGGTCGGCGGCGGCGTCGTCCCCGTCGTTCGCGGTGCGTTGCTGTAGCCAGTTCTACGCAGCGTCGCCTGTGGCCGTTGCACGGTCGGGAGACCCCTGACCCCGGCATCGGTAGAGAGTGGAAAGCATACGTGAGTTCGATTCGAAACGAGAGTATGGCTCGGCGACCGACTCGCTCGGCGCTGCTGCTGGTAGCAGGGGTGAGCGGTATCGCAGTCGGTGTGTATCTCCCGTGGGTCCAGACAAACCCGAGTTTCCCATCTACCGCGGAGGTCCCGACAGTTCTACTCGACGGGATGCTTCCGGGGATTAGGGGACTCGATTTTGTGCTGCTCGGCGGGGCTGGTCTCGTGGCTGTGTTGTACGTGGCCAGCGTCGGGGAAGGGGCGCGGTCAGTACTGACGGTGCTGTCCGGTCTCGGAACCGTACTCCTGTGTCTGTATCGTCTGTTCGCTACTCCGATTACCGGGTTCGACGCCGCGATCGGATTCGATGCGACGTTCGTCCCCGCCGAGGGATGGTATCTCACAGTTCTCGGCGGGTTGCTACTGGCCGTCGCGGGGGCGGTCCAGCGACCCGATAACCCGGTGCGTAAAACCCTCAGAACTGCGCTGACGGGTTAGAGACGGCGGCTTATTCGTGCCCGTACACCGGAACGGGCTCGTAGGGCTCCTCCAGATACGCCACGTCCGACGCCGAGAGAGAGATATCGAGCGCCCTGACGGCGGCTTCCAGATGCTCGATGCTGGACGTGCCGACGATTGGAGCGGTGACGTTGTCGTTTTCGAACTGCCACGCCAGCGCGATCTGGGCCATCGTCACGCCGTAGTCGGCGGCGAGTTCCTGGACGCGCTCGTTTATCTCCCGACTGCCCGGTCCCTCGGCGTAGGGCACTTCGGCGTTCTCCGTCTCGTGGACGCCCCGCGTCGTCGACGTGAACTCCTCGTGGGGCCGCGTCAGGTAGCCCGCACCCAGCGGGCTCCACGGAATCGTCCCGACGTTCTCGCGGTCACAGAGCGGGTACATCTCGCGTTCCTCCTCGCGGTAGGCCAGGTGATAGAGGTCCTGCATCGTCTCGAAGCGGGCCAGTCCCTCGCGGTCGCTGACGTGGAGCGCGCGCTGGAACTGGTGGGCCCACATCGACGACGCGCCGATGTGACGGACCTGCCCGCGGGAAACGGCGTCGTCGAGCGCCCGCAGCGTCGTCTCGATGGGCGTGTCCTCGTCCCAGCGGTGAATCTGATAGAGGTCGACGGTGTCCATCCCCAGTCGGGAAAGCGAGTTCGACAGCTCCTGCTCGACGGTCTTTCGGGAGAGCCCGGTGGCGTTCCGGTGGTCGCTCGCGCCGGGGAACCGGACTTTCGTGGCGACGACCTGCTCGTCGCGGTCGTAATCGGCCAGCACGTCGCCCAGAATCGCCTCGCTCTCGCCGGCCGAGTAGACGTTCGCCGTGTCGAAGAAGTTCACCCCGAGTTCGATGGCGCGGTCGATGAGGTCGCGGCTCTCGCCCTCGTCGAGCATCCACTCGCGGCCGCTCCCGAAGCTCATACAGCCCAGACATATCTTGCTGACCTCGATACCCGTCGATCCCAGCGTCGTGTACTCCATAGATACCACATCCGTTGTAAATACATATGCGTTCGGACCGGTACAGTCATTCCCCGGCCGGACACACCGGCCGGTATGGAACTGGCACACGTCGCCGTCTGTGTCTCGGACCTGGACCGCGCGCTCGATTTCTACGGGGAGCTCGGCTTCGAGGAGACCCACCGCTTCACGCTCGGCGGCGTGGAGAACGTCTACGTGGGAAAACCGGGGAGCGACGCCGACCTCCAGCTTCGCTACGACCCCGACCGAACGACGCCCATCGCGCCCTCGCGAGCCGACACCGACCATATCGCGTTCACCGTCGACGACGTCGAGGCGACCTTCGAGAGCGCTATCGAGGCCGGCGCGGCGACAGTGCTGGAACCGACCGAAATCGAGCCGGCCGACGCCTACGCCGCCTTCGTCGAGGACCCCGAGGGGTACACTCTGGAGTTCTACCGCGGGCTGTAGCCCCGAGGAGCTACCCCTGTGGGGACCGAAGCCCTGGCATGGTCACGGGCGGCGAGCTATACCTCCTCGCGGTGACCGTGCTGGCCCTCGTCGCGCTCGCTGTGGCGGTTCCCGTGCTGCTCGACATCGCGCGCGAAGGCCGCGAGCGACTGCGAGCGGGCGGACCGACGCGGCCGGCGGACGACGCGGACAGCGACGGGGCGGACGGCGTACGCTGTCCCCACTGCGAGACCGAGAACGAGCCGGGCTACGCGTACTGCGAGGAGTGTTCTCGGGCGTTATAACCCGTCAGAGCAGGCTGAGCGCCCAGCGGACGAGCTCCGAACCGGCGAAGAGGCCGCCCTCGGCGCGGGAGAGCTCGCGGCCGGTCCAAAGGGCGGCGACGACCAGGGTCGAGACGACGACGAGCCACCAGAGCGTCGACAGCGCCGTCTGGCTCACCGAAAGCGGCCGGACGAGCGCCGCCAGCCCCAGGACGCCGAGGAGGTTGAAGATATTGCTCCCGACGATGTTGCCCACCGAGACGCCGAGACTCCCCCGGCGGACGGCCACGAGCGAGACCGCGAACTCCGGGGTCGAGGTCCCGGCCGCGACGATTGTCCCCCCGATGACCCACTCGGAGATGCCCGCACTGCGTGCGAGTGTCGAGGCCGCGCCGATGAGCAGGTCACCGCTCACGAGCACCACCGCCAAGCCGGC is a window of Halomicroarcula saliterrae DNA encoding:
- a CDS encoding DJ-1/PfpI family protein yields the protein MDTVAIACFDGFDELDAIGPYEVFETAALAGAPWDVSLRTLRDQPTVTASHGLSIGAEGRLADSAPDLLVVPGGGWADGADAGARAEAERGRLPDALASAHDAGTTVAGVCTGGMLLERAGLLDGRPAVTHGDAMRDLRASGAEVVDARVVDDGDVLTAGGVTAGLDLAVHVVEREWGPSVADAVTTEMEYEPRGSVHRTG
- a CDS encoding aldo/keto reductase; its protein translation is MEYTTLGSTGIEVSKICLGCMSFGSGREWMLDEGESRDLIDRAIELGVNFFDTANVYSAGESEAILGDVLADYDRDEQVVATKVRFPGASDHRNATGLSRKTVEQELSNSLSRLGMDTVDLYQIHRWDEDTPIETTLRALDDAVSRGQVRHIGASSMWAHQFQRALHVSDREGLARFETMQDLYHLAYREEEREMYPLCDRENVGTIPWSPLGAGYLTRPHEEFTSTTRGVHETENAEVPYAEGPGSREINERVQELAADYGVTMAQIALAWQFENDNVTAPIVGTSSIEHLEAAVRALDISLSASDVAYLEEPYEPVPVYGHE
- a CDS encoding DUF7577 domain-containing protein, giving the protein MVTGGELYLLAVTVLALVALAVAVPVLLDIAREGRERLRAGGPTRPADDADSDGADGVRCPHCETENEPGYAYCEECSRAL
- a CDS encoding PhzF family phenazine biosynthesis protein; protein product: MSHPLHILDVFAREPYTGNQLAVVTDAGDLTDERMQAVAAEMDYSETTFVTGPPDEGAWPVRIFTPTAEIPFAGHPTLGTAAVVRDHLADGQPETVTLDLDVGEIPVSVDATDGRERFWMRQRPPAFGDRLDHDALAEVLGLPADALDSAWPVQVVSTGLPTIVVPLGDRDALAAIDLDRAAYDRVTGGRDAKNVLAFCPDPREADNDLAARVFAPFYDVPEDPATGSSNGCLAAYLARYEYFGGPSVAARVEQGHEMGRPSLLHLDADATGDPVDVEVGGGVVPVVRGALL
- a CDS encoding VOC family protein, producing the protein MELAHVAVCVSDLDRALDFYGELGFEETHRFTLGGVENVYVGKPGSDADLQLRYDPDRTTPIAPSRADTDHIAFTVDDVEATFESAIEAGAATVLEPTEIEPADAYAAFVEDPEGYTLEFYRGL